Sequence from the Argentina anserina chromosome 7, drPotAnse1.1, whole genome shotgun sequence genome:
AGGATAGAGAGGTCCTTGGACTGAGATTGCCCATGAAAGCAAGCAGAATGTTGCAGCGGTTGCCAGTGCTCCCTTCATACACATTATACGGCAATTAGTTCATTTCATTTAGTCAGCTTTGCATAGAAAACATTTAGTTCCCATGATTCTGTGTTCGACGTCGATGATGGGTGACTTACCGAATAAAGTATAGTGACTAGTTGCAGATTCCACCCTATTCTCCATGAAGTTGTACTTGTGTCTAAACATAAGCCTACGATCGTTGATTGCAGGGTTGCCATGATGCAGATTAACATTGTTGACCAATATTTCAGTGGAAATATTTTGAGCAATTTAACCTGTTGGCATATAATTAAGAAAACCTCACGAGATGCTTAAATCTCCATGGCGAAAATGAATTTAGGATACGGAATGCATACATACTTGTGCAATGAACCACGTAGAATAGGAGAGGCAGCTAAGAACTAGCATGATAGTGCCGCGAGTCCAATGAGCGTAAGATGTATCAAAAGTGATGTGATGGTGATTATTTCTGTGATGAACCATATAAAATGCTTTTCCCTTGTAAATACTAGTAGTTATGGCTCCCCCAACGCATACTATCACCCCCAGACTCTTAATCTTCCCTGCTcttgttttcagattcagTTTCGCCGTTCTACAGTTGTTCAAaatatgcaaaaaaaaaagatcatttATATGAACTTTGCTTTATGATGCAAGAACAAGGAGACAGTTATAAAGTTTCAGGAACACATGTACCCTGTGATGGTGGAGAGGACAAAGGTGGCTATGGGAATTAAGTTGAGGAAGTTGACAGCATATGTAGCTGTGGTGTCTCGGAGGCCATAGTAAAACAACGCCATTGCTGCTGTTATCCTGCATTCATTTCATACAACATTGGAGACCTCGAATAATTGTGCCAAATCCAATGGGAAGCTATGCAAGAAGCCAAGAAGGATGAAATTTCCTTTTGTAAACATAGTCGTAGCTAATCAAATCATAGATTTGTCTACAACCATAAATGACATTATTCTCTAAACCTCCCAACCCAACACAGTGTCACATTGTAGGATACATAAGAAAATCCAAGACTTCTATAAAAATGATAAGAACAGAAGTAGCTATATATGATCGATATCTGCATATCATAATTGCTTTTCTGTGGCCATTAGCAGCCTTCCACACTAGACCATATGATTGAATCAAGTTTAGTTTCTAGTCATTATAGTATATAGCAACAAATGAAATGAATGGCATAGAATCAATAATTTTCTTTCCATGCTTGTGATTGAATGATATGCAATATGAATTGCCATTTTCAAGTGGCATAAATTAACACATAACAAACTTGATGTGAAACCAAACAAACCATACCAAACACGGCTTACCCAGTTAAGGCATTGACAAATAGCCAGAACCAAACACGCCAGCCTAACTTCTGTTCCTTAATTCTGCAACAATGGCAATGCCGAAAAAACCGTTGGAAGAAGAACAGCAAGAGAAAATCATAGCAAGGAAATATACATCATTACATCAAAGGAATTGAACCTTTCAAAACACAAGGCAAACGGAGCAACACAAACAGCCGCAACCACATGCCGGTATGCCATGAGTGCAAAAATGAAGCTTCCCTCACTCAGAATCACTTTGGAAAGCAAGTTCATCCCCGCTACAAACATCTGCACCATCACCATAGCTAAAACCAGCTGCGACCATTTGAACCAATTCCTCACAAACCCCATCTCCATATATATCTCCAAATCTATGTACGACAGCTTTTAGATATGCCTATGCAAACCAAAGCTAAAACTCTCTGTCTTCTGTGACTCTGAGaggttatatatatacgtgCACACAGAACTACCAGTTAATGAACAAGCAATTGAGAGTGAGATATTATCTGAGCCATCTATATCTGATATGATTCCTGCTTTCCAACAGAAAGAGGCTAGGTCAAAGACAGAAATTAAGACCGAGAGACAGAAATGCATTGGAAAAATCCAAAACGAAACAGATGAGTGACGTGGTTAGGAAGCTGCATCTCTCTTTGTCTGTGCCACGGTAGTCCTCCATTTCTTCTATCGGAAATAGTATTACTTGTACTACTAGTAGTAGCTACTAGTAGTAATCTGTGCACTTATACATGAATCAAACTCTTGCATTTCGTCAATCTTTGTTAATGACTCATTAGGAATCTATCTAATCAATCTATCTAATCAATATCTTTGACCTGGCCCAGAAAAAGAGCAAACCACCAGCTTTGTTCCAGCTTTGTTAATTGGATTTAACAACGGAGCATATAATTCAGTGGAGGAAAGCTAATGCCGGTGAGCTAATATGAGTGAAAAAGGTTCGGGAAAtcagaagaaagaaagcaaAAGGTTCCAAGAAATGGAGGGCATTATTGTGCCAGGATGCCAGGATGGTAAGCATATATCTATAACAAGAAAACAGACTCGTGCCTCATATCAAATGAGtgaaatatcaaatatatactTCTTTCTGCATTAGGAGGATGTTGATGCATGCGCGACTGATTCCTTAAAGGCCTCACTGTTTTTGGGGTCGTTTTGTTCAGACCgatcttcattttcttcatttcttggtGTTGTGTTGCAGAAAGAAGCAAACAAAATTCCATCACCGGCATTGCATGATATGTTGATATTAAGTGTAACTAAATTGCCGGAAGGATTTTATTGAAAGGCATTTCTCTTTTATGACACATGTATGGATGAAGGATAATTTTGCAACATGCATGAATTACATGATTTGAAATTTCGCTAAAAGCTTCATCGTGTTACTTGAATACTTTCCCAGACATGTTAGCACAGTGTGTTGCGTTTGTGTTATATATTCCAAATTCACTGCATCCATCCATTGGGGGATAGAGATTCATTTAAACAGGTACGTATCAAATCTAACATTTAACACACCCTTGTAAGAATTAAAGTGGCTACCTAATTTTGAGAAAGGaaaaaacctagaaagaatcAAACTCCAATCACTTGACATGTTATACTCAACGCAAATTTCTTCTACACATCCACAATATAGTCCAAGTTCATTTGTATCTATTCGTTGCAAATTATATAGAGATTTAGTACTTATCCAAACCCAACGCTTACATAACTTCAAAACTAAAAGAGCAAACCAAGAAGATGATCCACCTACAATAACTTCACACATTTATCTCGTAGGTCTTTGATACGACAATGATATGCCATATCTTTCAATTTTGTGACAACTTTGAATGGTTCAGAGGTCAGGCGACAATAACTGATATGACGTGTGGTTATAGCTATGTAACGAAAACTTGTTGTCTAAGACCAGTTTGTGACAGATTTTAAGAATGTTTTTGATGCTACTTTAgtttttgagaaaaataaaTGGTGTTTGGTAAAGTTTTTAAAAGCTTCTTTTGGCCAGAATAGATTATCACAACAGCTGAAAATTCAAAAGTTAGGTTTATGGTGCTTTTGACAAAAAACACTGAGCTTTTGGAAAACACGGGAGAAAATAAAGAAGAGAGTGTTTAATACATAGATAATAATTCTTTAACTTTAAGGTAAATAATAatgattatatattatattagatttaaggTAGATTTAAATGTTAAAAATATTTCCTTCAAAAAATGTTAAACATAAATTtagatctatatatatatatatatatatatcaatcttcTCAACATAGTTAATTGAAATCACAACATCCATTTGTAGTTGTTGTAACATTTTTAGATAGCTTTTTGTATTTAGTATAATTACAAAATATTTTaccaaaataatgaaaaaccCATAGTCTATATGATTTAGTTAATTAATATTCATTATAATTATGGTAATAATCTTAAGATTTTTTTATTAGATGTGTAATTTATCAACTCAAGAGCACTGTTTACTTACAATTTACCAAACACCAAAAATAACTTTTTATTCTCACagcatttttgaaaatattttacCAAATATCTTAACTGTTTTCTCTCACAGCAAATCTAAAAGCCATTTTACTCACACCATACTCAAAAACCATTTTACTCACAACACAACTATCCCAAACTGAACCTAAAAAGTCTTCACGTATATGCTTCAAAGACGAGAGATAATAGAAAAATTAACTACTGCGTAAGGCCTTTGTTGGTAATTTGGCATAGTGCAACTTATAAGGACACGTGTTTATCCTAACAAAACTCATATCAAACCCTAATCAAGGTGATTTCCCAATGACGAGTCTTTTTtccaaactaaaaaaaataaaattgggtcctttaaaaaaaactattggGCTGGTTCGTATAAAAACTTTTCCGACCCCAGCCCAAGGTGACTAAGCGCCCTTAGGGTTTAACATCTTTATATAACTATAAAAACTCGCATAGGTTTCCTGCCTCCTCCCAAATCTCCCCACACTTCCGCCgcagagagtgagagagagagagactccTCCGCAGCCGCCAGAGATGAAGACCATTCTGTCGTCGGAGACCATGGACATCCCCGACGGGGTGAAGATCAAGGTCCACGCCAAGATCATCGAGGTCGAAGGCCCGCGTGGCAAGCTCGTCCGCAACTTCAAGCACCTCAACCTCGACTTCCAGCTCATCAAGGACGAGGAGACCGGGCAGCGCAAGCTCAAGATCGAGGCCTGGTTCGGTACCCGCAAGACCAGCGCCGCCATCAGGACTGCTCTCTCGCACGTCGAGAATCTCATCACCGGAGTCACCAAGGGGTACAGGTACAAGATGAGGTTCGTCTATGCTCATTTTCCGATCAACGCTTCGATCACCAATGAGGCCAAGGGTATTGAGATCAGAAACTTTCTCGGTGAGAAGAAGGTATATATCTTCTTAAACCCTAACTCtctgttttgttgttgttattgGGTTTTTGAAGTTGTTGCCGTCACTCTTTTCGATTGGGTTTTTAGTTGTTACTTTAGATGTTACTTGGATTTGTGGAATTGGTTGCTGGGTTTGATCTGGGATAATtgcgtttttttttaaactgttGTGATGTGTTGAGTGTGCTTGTTGCTCGGTGATAATGGCAATGTTGTAGGTTGTGGATACGATTTTGTTGTTGAGGTTTAGGTAGTCAGTGTTGGAGTTTTGTTTGTCGATGTGTTTTGGGGTTTAGGTGTGTGGAGTTTGGTTGGCTGAAAAAGTGGAAGACAcataaatgacatttttctatGTGTCAATTTCAAATTATAGGCTGAAATGTAAGGTTAACACTaagaaaaaagtaaaatgTTTGCGCTTTTCAACTTGTGTTGTGGGATGTGGGTTAGTAGGATAGTGGTGTGCTCTTTGCATTACTAATTGATGGTGCCGCTTTTCAAGTTCAGGAAGGGTGAATTGGCATTCCGCGGCTGTGATTTGTGTGCCTATTTGTTGTAGTGAAAATTGGATTCTGTGATGGATTTGTATGGAAATGTATAGGGTAGTAGACGCAAGGTGTTGTTTGTGAGTTCCTGAACATAAATTATTTGGTTAAGAGAGTTGCAATTTTGTGAAAGGGTGCAATTCTGGTTGTTTGACCTTTATGTCACTATGAACTTTCCTTGATACTTCTCTGTTGGTTCTTCAACCTGAATAAcatgtttacatatttctgttATATGTTAGGTTTTCTAGTATGTGCTGTTCTTGATGAGTTTTGTTGCTCTTTCAGGTGAGAAAGGTGGATATGCTTGATGGTGTTTCTATCACCAGATCTGAGAAGGTGAAGGATGAGCTAATCTTGGACGGCAATGATATTGAACTTGTTTCTCGGTCATGTGCTCTGATCAACCAGGCATATTTCTCTCCTTTTGTTCTATCTATCTTTCTGTTTCCTCAACAGGTCCTGTAACATGTCAGTTCCTTTTTATGTGTATATGCGGCTGGCCTTTTCTGAGTGTTTTCTCATGTTTCTTTTGACagaaatgccatgtcaagaaCAAGGATATCAGGAAGTTTCTTGATGGTATCTACGTTAGTGAGAGGGGAACCATCCAAACTGAGGAATGAAGGCTGTATTTTTCTTATGTCATTCAGTTGAAGTAGTTTACTTTACTCCTATGGACTTCGGTAGTTTTCCTAATGTTGCAAATGTTATGGACAACCACAAAATCTTGTCTTGCCTTGGATCGATTTTGTTGTGCTTTGAAAGTTATATTTTGCTAGATTTTTGGTTATTTTATACCTAATGTTTTGTATGGTCGTGAATGCCAATTTATCGGGACAACTATTTTCTGCTGTGCTTAATTGTGCCGTCTTATATCTATGATAAGTGTTTAATTTGGTACCGAATCTTTTGATTCGAATAGAAATGCTTTGCATACCTGTTTCCAAAGAAAGCCAATTGCACTGGACTGTAATGTGAAGCTTGCTGATTCTCCCGATGAATTTTGCTTCTTGCTTGTTATGTCCAAGCGTTTATGTGATTAACAGTCATCATATCGAATATGTGGTTGTATGTTTATTTTGTTCATGTAGTTACTTGTGTGGGCGGCACATTTTTAAAGTTGGCATTGCTTGAGCCTGCCTTATTTTTGTGTCATTAAGGTCATTGATTTGTCTTAGTCCCATACTTTGAAATGATTGTAGAAGAGTGATAGTAATAGGGGTCAGAATTGACATGTCAAATTCTCTTCCCCTGATAAGAGTGTTATTTGGTAATAAGGTGCCTGGTGCTGGTGGTCTATAACAAAAGGTACAAAGATCCAAAATGACATTTGTGGTGCCAAATTCCAGGCACGTCACGTGCTCGGACCCATGTCATCATGTATTCATGATCAATCGTAACACGACTATGTCGATGATATGCATTTGTGTAGATAAGAAATCATTCCTCTTCATTTCGTAACTTGTTCCAATCAATTTTCTTAACTTATGTGCTTTTGTATTTTGCTTCCTATAAGAAGAGATAGACGTTCTTATCACTTCTGCAATCAAATCTAAAGTCTTGCCATAATGAGTTGCTTCAACTACAGCTTCATCTGCTTGCTCTGTGTAGCTTCTGCTTTCGCCGTAATACAAGACGGGCTTCTAGTCCATTCAGCTAGTGACAAGAAGCACCCCAGAGGACCAGTTGTTACTGTGAACAAGCATCTAATCTTCCCAGATTTCAACCTCACCTACAATCCCAGTATCTTGAACGATGTGAAGCTCTTAGGCAGTGCCAAGCTAGCATCGAAAACCAGTGCCATACAAATCCCCGATGAGTCTCATGTCACTGATCTCAGGTACCAGGCTGGCCGAGCTATCTACTCTTCTTCAATCAGACTTCTGGACCCTCGCACTGAAACCCCTGCCTCTTTCGAAACAACCTTCTCCTTCCAATTCCATAatgcttcttcatcttctgctGAGCGAATAGAAATGACTCAAAGCGGTGGCTACGGTAATGGTGGCAGTGGGCTAGCCTTCGTCATCGTCCCGGATGAGTTCACAGTTGGCAGACCTGGTGCTTGGCTTGCCGTGCTCAACGATGCTTGCGAAGATGACTACAAGGTCATAGCAATCGAGTTCGATACACGTTTTAATCCAGAGTTTGGAGACCCTAATGATAACCATGTAGGGATTAACTTGGGGACTATTATCTCAACTGAAACCATCAACGCTTCTGATGTTGGTGTGTTTCTCAATGATGGTTCAGTCCACCGAGCTTGGATCAGCTACAATGGCTCACGCCGTTGGATGGAGATTCGTTTGGGTTCAGACGACGGAAGCTACCCTTCAAAGCCAGTCTTCTCTGGTTCTCTTGACCTTTCGCCGTTTCTGAATGAGTACATGTTCGTTGGATTTTCAGCTTCCACAGGCAATCACACCCAAATCCACAGCGTGCTATCCTGGAACTTCACTTCGGTTAGTCAAGCATTTCTTCGTGTACCTTCAATGGAGACATGTGAGAGCAAGATTGTTGTCAATGCAGACACTCGTGCTGAGCCTCCCGGAACTTTCTTGATCTTCACAGCCGTGCTGGTACTTGCTATAGCTGTTATGGTTGGTCTTTATTATAACAGCAGGCGTAGAAGTGCAAATTCGGATACTGCTAGTGTTGTGTTGCCGGAGAAGAATCAGAGACCGAGGCCTCCACACAAGCCTAGAAGCTTCACTGTCTCGGAGATTTCCTTGGCCACTAGGTCTTTCGGGGAGTTGGAGATTCTGGGAGGTGGATCGAGTGGTGTGTGCTACCGAGGGAAGCTTCCAAATGGTTGTCAAGTGG
This genomic interval carries:
- the LOC126801934 gene encoding probable L-type lectin-domain containing receptor kinase S.7, encoding MSCFNYSFICLLCVASAFAVIQDGLLVHSASDKKHPRGPVVTVNKHLIFPDFNLTYNPSILNDVKLLGSAKLASKTSAIQIPDESHVTDLRYQAGRAIYSSSIRLLDPRTETPASFETTFSFQFHNASSSSAERIEMTQSGGYGNGGSGLAFVIVPDEFTVGRPGAWLAVLNDACEDDYKVIAIEFDTRFNPEFGDPNDNHVGINLGTIISTETINASDVGVFLNDGSVHRAWISYNGSRRWMEIRLGSDDGSYPSKPVFSGSLDLSPFLNEYMFVGFSASTGNHTQIHSVLSWNFTSVSQAFLRVPSMETCESKIVVNADTRAEPPGTFLIFTAVLVLAIAVMVGLYYNSRRRSANSDTASVVLPEKNQRPRPPHKPRSFTVSEISLATRSFGELEILGGGSSGVCYRGKLPNGCQVAVKRFSLQFLNSQGQDRRRLLKEIKGISRVRHPNLVSIRGWCQDKKEMMVVYEFFSNGSLDKWLFGVGVLPWTRRFKVVRDVAEALSYLHSKQLAHKNLKTTNVFLDVSFRAVLGDFGFVLCGAESRKFESTVSQSSDVFEFGLFVLEVVGGRKRLEAELSELEMRDLLDFTWRMHEIGEMRKVVDKRMGAVINLEQAIRVLEIGLLCTLNVSKGRPSMEQVVEFLCMERPIPELPQTRPVALFPYNSTNALCTGYSCAPFK
- the LOC126801935 gene encoding 60S ribosomal protein L9-1 — translated: MKTILSSETMDIPDGVKIKVHAKIIEVEGPRGKLVRNFKHLNLDFQLIKDEETGQRKLKIEAWFGTRKTSAAIRTALSHVENLITGVTKGYRYKMRFVYAHFPINASITNEAKGIEIRNFLGEKKVRKVDMLDGVSITRSEKVKDELILDGNDIELVSRSCALINQKCHVKNKDIRKFLDGIYVSERGTIQTEE
- the LOC126802838 gene encoding WAT1-related protein At5g64700-like gives rise to the protein MEMGFVRNWFKWSQLVLAMVMVQMFVAGMNLLSKVILSEGSFIFALMAYRHVVAAVCVAPFALCFERIKEQKLGWRVWFWLFVNALTGITAAMALFYYGLRDTTATYAVNFLNLIPIATFVLSTITGTAKLNLKTRAGKIKSLGVIVCVGGAITTSIYKGKAFYMVHHRNNHHHITFDTSYAHWTRGTIMLVLSCLSYSTWFIAQVKLLKIFPLKYWSTMLICIMATLQSTIVGLCLDTSTTSWRIGWNLQLVTILYSGALATAATFCLLSWAISVQGPLYPPMFNPLSLIFVAISGALILGEDIRMGTLLGMVMIIVGLYSFLLGKQKETKNMSLPEQAKTNAELAGGQLKAAVMPTTSPDNCLLCNDSISVHVDHEDESKQKVPQ